In one window of Desulforhabdus amnigena DNA:
- a CDS encoding acyl-CoA dehydratase activase, whose amino-acid sequence MRGSETVAGIDIGSRSIELVVLLDQKIVHQAKVPTTFDPLGQCKKLMENAKPSRMVATGYGRKLFADSSGEVQVETITEIQAYALGARHLFPEAQTILDIGGQDTKVILLTPAGRVAKFEMNDRCAAGTGKFLEFMATALQIPLESFGEFALASDRRIQINSMCTVFAESEATSLMARGEGPENIAMGLHLAIVQRTMAMLRRIGMESPLLFAGGVAHNPCIRMLLEELLGEPLIVPENPDMVGALGAALYGTRSR is encoded by the coding sequence ATGCGCGGTTCTGAGACGGTAGCGGGAATCGACATTGGTTCCCGCTCCATAGAATTGGTTGTATTGCTGGACCAGAAAATCGTTCATCAGGCCAAAGTTCCCACCACTTTCGATCCTCTGGGCCAGTGTAAGAAACTCATGGAGAATGCAAAGCCCTCCAGGATGGTCGCCACGGGATATGGACGCAAACTTTTCGCTGATTCCTCCGGGGAGGTCCAGGTGGAAACCATCACTGAAATTCAGGCCTATGCCCTGGGTGCACGGCATCTCTTTCCAGAAGCCCAAACCATCCTGGATATCGGTGGGCAGGACACCAAGGTCATCCTTCTCACCCCTGCCGGCAGGGTTGCCAAGTTTGAAATGAATGACCGATGTGCCGCCGGCACCGGAAAATTCCTGGAATTCATGGCCACAGCATTACAGATTCCCCTGGAATCCTTTGGAGAATTTGCTCTGGCTTCGGACCGGCGCATTCAAATCAACAGCATGTGCACGGTGTTTGCCGAGAGCGAGGCGACTTCTCTCATGGCGCGCGGGGAGGGTCCGGAAAACATTGCCATGGGGCTGCATCTTGCCATTGTACAGCGCACCATGGCCATGCTGCGGCGTATCGGCATGGAATCTCCCCTCCTCTTCGCAGGAGGAGTCGCCCATAACCCATGCATTCGAATGCTTCTGGAAGAACTGCTCGGTGAACCGCTCATCGTTCCGGAAAATCCGGACATGGTGGGAGCGCTGGGGGCAGCGCTCTACGGAACTCGATCTCGTTAG
- a CDS encoding HyaD/HybD family hydrogenase maturation endopeptidase has product MQRHMAPNERENQDQQKRILVLGVGNILLRDEGIGVKIVEKLKAEYEFSSNVELMDGGTLGLRLLDPISQSDYLIVVDAVQNGQPPGTHYRLPPEELEKRVTFKNSLHQLDLVESLAYSEILGNRPYVVIIGIEPADISPWGMELTETIQAQVPEISSRVLNEIEAAGGKYAAKNRVEAAQ; this is encoded by the coding sequence ATGCAACGGCATATGGCGCCAAACGAGAGGGAAAACCAGGATCAGCAAAAGAGGATACTGGTTTTGGGCGTGGGCAATATCCTGCTCCGCGATGAAGGCATTGGAGTCAAGATCGTCGAAAAGCTCAAAGCCGAATACGAATTTTCTTCCAATGTCGAACTGATGGATGGGGGCACCCTGGGGTTGAGGCTCCTGGATCCCATTTCTCAGAGCGACTATCTCATCGTCGTCGACGCCGTGCAAAATGGGCAGCCCCCCGGAACACACTATCGCCTTCCCCCTGAAGAACTGGAAAAGAGAGTGACCTTCAAGAACTCCCTGCACCAGTTGGACCTGGTAGAGAGCCTGGCATATTCCGAAATCCTTGGTAACCGCCCCTATGTCGTCATCATAGGAATCGAACCCGCGGACATCTCTCCCTGGGGGATGGAATTGACGGAAACGATCCAGGCACAGGTGCCGGAGATCTCCTCCCGGGTCTTGAACGAAATAGAAGCGGCGGGTGGAAAATACGCCGCTAAAAATAGAGTGGAAGCAGCTCAATAA
- a CDS encoding nickel-dependent hydrogenase large subunit, with product MGQRVVIDPITRIEGHLRIEVEVTNGKVSNAWSSATLFRGLELILKGRDPRDAYLFTQRACGVCTYVHGLASVRAVDNAAGINIPENARLLRNLLLGVQFLHDHMVHFYHLHALDWVDVLSALKADPKKASDVANHVSTAGNSGINDFKEVQARLKKLVDSGQLGIFANGYWGHPAYKLPPEVNLIATSHYLEALRQQARTARMHAVFGAKNPHLQSLVVGGVTCATDLNADRISEFKYLWKETMDFVTNVYLPDVVAVAGFYKDWAKIGGTTNFLVYGDFPQNEKEPDSFMLPRGAIFKRNLSKIEPVDMAQVEEHVKHSWYEGDQALHPSKGETKPKYEKLDVENRYSWIKAPRYKGEPMEVGPLARVLVAYGKGHEPTKKAVDGLLKKLGVPPEALFSTLGRTAARAIETKIIGDAMEGWIDQLAENIKKGDTKIYQDYQMPAEAMGAGLNDVPRGALGHWVDIKEQKINNFQLVVPSTWNLGPRCAQGKMGPVEEALVGTPVADPKRPVEVLRTVHSFDPCIACAVHMIDPRSNEVYKFRVV from the coding sequence ATGGGACAAAGAGTTGTTATAGACCCCATCACCCGTATCGAGGGGCATTTGCGTATAGAAGTGGAAGTCACCAATGGAAAGGTCAGCAATGCATGGAGCAGCGCCACACTTTTCCGTGGCTTGGAGCTCATCTTGAAGGGACGTGATCCCAGGGACGCATACCTTTTCACCCAGAGGGCCTGCGGCGTTTGCACATATGTTCATGGGCTGGCCTCCGTTCGCGCCGTAGACAATGCCGCCGGCATCAACATTCCGGAGAATGCCCGGCTGCTCAGAAACCTTCTTCTGGGCGTACAATTCCTGCACGATCATATGGTTCATTTTTATCACCTCCATGCACTGGACTGGGTGGATGTTTTGAGCGCCCTCAAGGCCGATCCCAAGAAAGCCTCGGATGTCGCCAACCATGTTTCCACGGCGGGCAACAGCGGCATCAACGATTTCAAAGAGGTTCAGGCGCGCCTGAAAAAGCTGGTCGACAGTGGACAACTCGGCATCTTCGCCAACGGCTACTGGGGGCATCCCGCCTATAAGCTGCCCCCCGAGGTGAACCTCATCGCAACATCCCACTATCTGGAAGCTCTCCGTCAGCAGGCGCGCACCGCACGCATGCACGCCGTCTTCGGCGCTAAGAATCCCCACTTGCAGAGCCTCGTCGTGGGCGGCGTCACCTGCGCTACGGACCTCAACGCCGATCGCATTTCCGAATTCAAGTATCTTTGGAAAGAGACGATGGATTTCGTAACCAACGTCTACCTGCCCGACGTGGTCGCTGTGGCGGGCTTTTACAAGGATTGGGCAAAGATCGGCGGCACCACCAACTTCCTCGTCTACGGGGATTTCCCTCAAAACGAGAAAGAACCCGACAGCTTCATGCTCCCGAGGGGAGCCATTTTCAAACGGAACCTGAGCAAGATCGAGCCCGTCGATATGGCCCAGGTTGAAGAACATGTCAAGCACAGCTGGTACGAGGGAGACCAGGCGCTCCATCCTTCCAAGGGAGAAACAAAACCCAAGTATGAAAAACTCGATGTGGAAAACCGTTACAGCTGGATAAAGGCCCCGCGCTACAAGGGAGAACCCATGGAAGTAGGCCCCCTAGCGCGCGTTCTGGTCGCCTACGGGAAGGGTCATGAACCTACCAAAAAGGCGGTGGACGGCCTTCTCAAAAAATTGGGAGTTCCCCCTGAAGCACTCTTCTCCACCCTGGGGAGAACGGCCGCGAGGGCGATTGAAACCAAGATCATCGGCGATGCCATGGAAGGATGGATCGACCAGTTGGCGGAAAATATCAAGAAGGGGGATACCAAGATCTATCAGGATTACCAGATGCCCGCAGAAGCCATGGGGGCCGGGCTCAACGATGTTCCCCGCGGAGCCCTAGGGCATTGGGTGGACATCAAAGAACAAAAAATCAACAACTTCCAACTGGTGGTCCCCTCCACCTGGAACCTGGGTCCCCGTTGCGCTCAAGGCAAAATGGGCCCTGTGGAAGAAGCTCTCGTCGGCACCCCCGTGGCCGACCCCAAACGCCCGGTGGAGGTCCTCCGTACGGTGCATTCCTTCGATCCATGCATTGCCTGTGCTGTGCACATGATCGACCCACGCAGCAATGAAGTATATAAATTCAGGGTTGTCTAG
- a CDS encoding amidohydrolase family protein yields the protein MLCIPSGAVAIDGDTLAAVGPTTEIQANFRGRREMDLRGHLLMPGLVNAHTHAAMSCFRGLGSDLPLMQWLHEVIFPVEATHINPETVYWGSLLSAVEMLKNGITTFCDGYFYEESVARAAMESGIRAVLGQGIVDFPSPDLPDPGRARERAEAFLAAFPGDTDRLRPSLFCHAPYTCGAGTLQWVKSLCRERNILFQIHLSETAGEVLELTEKKGMRPVFYLDTLGILDDLTLCAHAVWLTPAEMELLALRRVGISHNVESNMKLASGVAQVPQLLTSGVAVGLGTDGCASNNDLDLFSEMDKASKLQKVFAKDPTVFPAWKVLRLATCEGASVLGWERKIGSLEPEKKADFIAIDLNQPHLTPLYNPVSQLVYTVRGSDVRHVWVGGRHVVSDGRVKDVNEAQVMKEVGRIAFRVKKETCLPIHG from the coding sequence ATGCTATGTATTCCATCGGGCGCTGTAGCCATCGACGGCGATACGTTGGCAGCCGTCGGCCCGACGACGGAGATTCAGGCAAATTTCAGGGGACGCCGGGAGATGGACCTGCGAGGTCATCTCCTGATGCCCGGCCTCGTGAATGCCCACACCCATGCAGCCATGAGCTGTTTTCGAGGATTGGGAAGCGATCTGCCCCTCATGCAGTGGCTGCATGAAGTCATCTTCCCTGTGGAGGCGACTCACATAAACCCGGAGACGGTCTACTGGGGGAGCCTCCTCTCCGCCGTGGAAATGCTGAAAAACGGCATCACCACCTTTTGCGACGGGTATTTTTATGAGGAATCGGTCGCCCGGGCTGCCATGGAGAGCGGAATTCGAGCGGTTTTGGGGCAGGGCATCGTGGACTTTCCCTCGCCGGACCTGCCCGATCCGGGCCGGGCTAGGGAACGGGCGGAAGCTTTTCTCGCAGCGTTTCCGGGTGACACAGACCGCCTGAGGCCTTCCCTCTTTTGCCATGCACCCTACACCTGCGGCGCCGGGACCTTGCAATGGGTCAAGTCTCTTTGCCGCGAAAGAAATATTCTTTTCCAGATCCACCTTTCGGAAACCGCGGGTGAAGTTTTGGAACTGACTGAAAAAAAAGGCATGAGGCCGGTCTTTTACCTGGACACGCTGGGCATTTTAGATGACCTGACCCTTTGCGCACACGCCGTTTGGTTGACTCCCGCGGAAATGGAACTCCTTGCGCTACGCCGGGTGGGAATTTCCCACAATGTTGAAAGCAACATGAAATTGGCCTCCGGGGTCGCCCAGGTTCCACAACTTCTCACATCCGGAGTCGCCGTTGGCTTGGGTACGGACGGATGCGCCAGCAACAACGATCTGGACCTCTTTTCTGAAATGGACAAGGCCTCGAAGCTTCAAAAGGTTTTTGCGAAAGATCCGACAGTCTTTCCGGCCTGGAAAGTTTTGCGGCTTGCCACTTGCGAGGGGGCTTCGGTCCTGGGATGGGAGCGGAAAATCGGAAGCCTTGAACCAGAGAAGAAAGCGGACTTCATCGCCATCGATCTGAACCAACCCCATCTCACACCGCTATACAACCCCGTTTCCCAGTTGGTCTATACCGTGAGGGGCAGCGACGTTCGACATGTATGGGTCGGTGGACGACATGTCGTCTCCGACGGACGGGTAAAAGACGTGAACGAGGCCCAAGTCATGAAAGAAGTGGGCAGGATTGCGTTCAGGGTGAAAAAAGAAACGTGCCTTCCAATCCATGGATAA
- a CDS encoding response regulator produces MDCAHRVLLVEADAPLKRSLENFLERAGYAYDCCSNAREALMLIADFHHDIVIVEYLLPDANGVALLKKLMQIVPGAATIMISEYDFQVIAAELAQVEIVSFLKKPFDLVDFETALSSACSKASASNCDADLKLELNLSMPAPILK; encoded by the coding sequence GTGGATTGTGCGCATCGTGTGCTACTTGTTGAAGCTGATGCTCCGTTAAAACGCTCTTTGGAAAATTTTTTGGAACGGGCTGGGTATGCTTATGATTGTTGTTCGAATGCTCGTGAAGCGTTGATGCTGATTGCTGATTTTCACCATGACATAGTGATCGTTGAATATCTTCTTCCTGATGCTAATGGCGTCGCCTTGCTGAAAAAGTTGATGCAGATCGTGCCCGGTGCGGCCACGATAATGATTTCTGAATATGACTTTCAAGTGATTGCTGCTGAGCTGGCTCAAGTTGAAATTGTATCGTTCCTGAAGAAGCCCTTTGACCTCGTTGATTTTGAAACTGCTTTGTCTTCTGCGTGTTCTAAAGCGAGTGCATCAAACTGTGATGCAGATCTGAAGTTGGAGTTGAATTTAAGTATGCCTGCCCCCATTTTGAAGTAG
- a CDS encoding double-cubane-cluster-containing anaerobic reductase translates to MPTPYDAMWEKLNLDLDAHAGLLSVLGKFYGDIYLTQQGRLKGMEYLDFVLSEVHGLRIQELQEAKAQGKKVIGTFCVFVPEELVLAADGIQVGLCAGAEAGKGEAEKILPRNTCALIKSFVGFKLSRLCPYIESSDLIVGETTCDGKKKAYEIFSDYAPVYVMEIPQMKNACDRDLWKAELLRFKEKIEEITGNAITAPKLREAIRKVNDRRRVLQRLNRLRANVPTPISGRDVLLINQISFYDDPDRFTAKIGELCDELESRIKAGEGIVPKQTPRLMLSGCPMAVPNWKLPYVIESSGAVIVGEESCIGTRNIRDLVSERAETLEEMLDAIADRYLRIDCACFTPNTERLDHISEMAKELNVDGVIHFALSFCQPYTMEAFKVEKILKEAGVPMLSIETDYSMEDVEQLKTRVEAFVEMVRK, encoded by the coding sequence ATGCCAACGCCTTACGATGCCATGTGGGAAAAACTCAATCTGGACCTGGACGCCCATGCCGGGCTCCTCTCCGTTCTGGGCAAGTTCTACGGAGATATCTATCTTACACAGCAGGGACGCCTCAAAGGGATGGAATATCTCGACTTCGTCCTGTCTGAAGTCCATGGTCTGCGCATCCAGGAACTCCAGGAAGCGAAGGCGCAAGGAAAGAAAGTTATTGGAACCTTTTGTGTGTTCGTTCCCGAAGAACTGGTGCTGGCCGCGGATGGCATCCAGGTAGGACTCTGCGCGGGAGCTGAAGCAGGAAAAGGTGAGGCGGAGAAGATTCTGCCCAGAAACACCTGCGCACTCATCAAGTCCTTTGTGGGATTCAAACTTTCCAGGCTTTGCCCCTACATTGAATCTTCCGATCTCATCGTGGGAGAAACCACTTGCGACGGCAAGAAGAAGGCGTATGAAATCTTTTCTGATTACGCTCCCGTTTATGTCATGGAAATTCCGCAAATGAAAAATGCATGCGACCGTGATCTATGGAAGGCAGAATTGCTTCGTTTCAAGGAAAAGATAGAAGAGATCACGGGAAACGCAATCACGGCCCCCAAGCTACGTGAAGCCATACGCAAAGTGAACGACCGGCGAAGAGTACTCCAGCGGCTCAACCGCCTGCGGGCGAATGTTCCGACTCCCATCTCCGGTCGGGACGTCTTGCTGATCAATCAGATCAGTTTTTATGACGATCCTGACAGATTCACGGCAAAAATCGGAGAACTTTGCGACGAATTGGAATCCCGCATCAAAGCGGGCGAAGGGATTGTTCCCAAACAGACGCCACGCCTGATGCTGTCCGGGTGCCCCATGGCGGTTCCCAACTGGAAGCTGCCATACGTCATCGAATCTTCGGGAGCGGTCATCGTGGGAGAGGAATCCTGCATCGGAACGAGAAATATTCGCGACCTCGTGAGTGAAAGGGCCGAGACTCTCGAAGAGATGCTGGATGCCATAGCAGACCGCTATCTTCGCATTGACTGTGCCTGCTTTACCCCCAACACGGAACGGTTGGATCATATCTCTGAAATGGCAAAGGAACTGAACGTCGATGGAGTCATCCATTTTGCCCTTTCTTTCTGTCAGCCTTACACCATGGAAGCATTCAAGGTGGAAAAGATCCTGAAGGAAGCAGGAGTCCCCATGCTCAGCATCGAAACCGACTACAGCATGGAGGATGTGGAACAGTTGAAAACGCGGGTCGAAGCCTTTGTGGAAATGGTCAGGAAGTGA
- a CDS encoding hydrogenase small subunit, translated as MKREKGFEERLEKRGVSRRDFMKYCTLLSATMGLSSSFVPRIAEAFTSAKRPPVVWLSFAECTGCAEATLRTTYPWIDELLLDIISLDYQETLMAPSGEAAEKSLHDTIAKNEGKFICVVDGSIPTAENGVYGMIGGKTFLEIAKEVCPKALATICIGTCASYGGIPAAAPNPTGAKSVKDAIGVSTLNIPGCPPNPINFVGTIVNYLLFGKLPDLDDKGRPLFAYGKTIHDQCPRRSHFENGEFVTSFDSEEARLGYCLYQVGCKGPETYNNCPAVKFNEGTSWPVQAGHPCIGCSEPDFWDKLSPFYKSL; from the coding sequence ATGAAACGGGAAAAAGGCTTTGAGGAACGGTTGGAAAAGAGAGGGGTATCCCGAAGGGATTTTATGAAGTATTGTACCCTCTTGTCGGCTACAATGGGTTTATCTTCTTCCTTCGTCCCCAGGATTGCCGAGGCGTTCACTTCAGCCAAACGCCCCCCCGTGGTCTGGCTCTCGTTCGCCGAATGCACCGGTTGCGCCGAAGCCACTCTCAGGACGACATATCCCTGGATCGATGAACTGCTGCTGGATATCATTTCCCTGGACTACCAGGAAACCCTCATGGCTCCATCCGGTGAAGCTGCAGAAAAGTCCCTTCACGATACCATCGCCAAAAATGAGGGCAAATTCATTTGCGTTGTGGACGGCTCCATCCCCACAGCGGAAAATGGTGTATATGGAATGATCGGGGGAAAGACTTTTCTTGAAATTGCCAAAGAGGTCTGTCCCAAGGCGTTGGCAACCATTTGTATCGGGACCTGCGCCTCTTACGGCGGAATCCCTGCGGCCGCACCCAATCCCACCGGCGCCAAATCCGTCAAGGACGCCATAGGAGTCAGTACCCTCAATATTCCCGGCTGCCCCCCCAATCCCATCAATTTTGTAGGGACCATCGTGAACTATCTTCTCTTCGGGAAACTCCCCGACCTGGACGATAAGGGGCGCCCCCTTTTCGCCTACGGCAAGACCATTCACGATCAATGCCCCCGCCGATCCCATTTCGAAAACGGTGAATTCGTGACCTCATTCGATTCCGAAGAAGCCAGGCTGGGCTATTGCCTCTATCAGGTTGGATGCAAAGGACCGGAAACCTATAACAACTGTCCTGCGGTCAAATTCAATGAAGGCACCAGCTGGCCGGTACAGGCGGGACATCCCTGCATCGGCTGCAGTGAACCCGATTTCTGGGACAAGTTGTCTCCTTTCTATAAGTCACTGTAG
- a CDS encoding HypC/HybG/HupF family hydrogenase formation chaperone, with protein MCLAIPAEVIHIEDEMATVRVGEALRKASLMLLPEQVRLGDYVIVHAGFALHKIDPEEAKESLRLLRELASTADE; from the coding sequence ATGTGTCTGGCCATTCCTGCCGAAGTGATCCATATTGAAGACGAAATGGCAACGGTGCGTGTGGGAGAAGCACTGCGGAAAGCATCCCTCATGCTGTTGCCGGAACAGGTCCGGCTCGGGGACTATGTCATCGTGCATGCCGGCTTTGCCCTCCATAAGATCGACCCCGAAGAAGCGAAAGAGTCCCTGCGCCTCCTGAGAGAACTCGCATCCACGGCGGATGAATAG
- a CDS encoding sigma-54-dependent transcriptional regulator has protein sequence MREKHKILLVDDEVPFRSALRRLLEKNHMVIEADTGAKALELAQKEEPDLILLDIGLPDTSGLELLLRFKELRPSPTVVMITAYEQVRDVVMSIKRGAFDYLVKPVDLDEFELTIQKALEHSGLRNEVDRLRQEVQRLRGVDRLIGKDSLFLEAQMLAIKSAQSRDAGVLIQGESGVGKELFARLIHNKSPRATYPFVALNCAAFSREIIESELFGYEKGAFTGAKTEGKEGLLQVADGGTLFLDEVVDLHPEIQAKLLRVLEDGEFYPVGGTRKRQVDIRIVSACNQDLWEASDQGRFRKDLFFRLATILIELPSLRQRQEDIIPLSLFFMEEFNDKYGKHFRGLSPNAERILLQHPWPGNVRELRNTIERVILLENEETILGRHLHFLVEPEKDQVPSSSEQFHIELPEEGIGLEEIEKQIILNAYEKCQRNKSKAARFLKIPRHILIYRMKKHGIEI, from the coding sequence ATGCGCGAAAAACACAAGATTCTCCTTGTGGACGACGAAGTGCCTTTTCGCTCGGCCCTGCGTCGTTTGCTGGAAAAAAACCATATGGTCATCGAAGCCGACACGGGGGCAAAGGCCTTGGAACTCGCCCAGAAGGAGGAACCGGACCTCATACTTCTGGATATCGGACTCCCCGACACCAGCGGACTGGAACTCCTCCTCCGCTTCAAAGAACTGCGGCCATCTCCCACCGTGGTCATGATAACGGCTTATGAGCAAGTAAGAGACGTTGTCATGTCCATCAAGCGGGGGGCATTCGACTACCTGGTCAAGCCTGTCGATCTGGATGAATTTGAACTCACCATCCAGAAAGCCCTGGAACATTCCGGCTTGCGAAACGAGGTGGACCGGCTTCGACAGGAAGTGCAGAGATTGCGGGGCGTGGACCGGCTCATCGGTAAAGACTCCCTCTTTCTCGAAGCGCAAATGCTGGCCATCAAGAGTGCACAGAGCCGGGATGCCGGTGTTCTCATTCAGGGAGAAAGCGGCGTGGGCAAAGAACTTTTTGCACGGCTCATTCACAACAAGAGTCCCAGGGCCACTTATCCTTTCGTGGCACTGAATTGCGCCGCATTCAGCAGGGAAATCATCGAAAGCGAACTCTTCGGCTACGAAAAAGGGGCTTTTACAGGAGCAAAAACCGAGGGCAAGGAAGGGCTCCTGCAAGTGGCGGACGGCGGGACCCTTTTCCTGGATGAAGTGGTGGATCTCCACCCTGAAATCCAGGCAAAGCTCTTGAGAGTCCTGGAAGACGGAGAATTCTATCCGGTAGGGGGAACACGCAAACGGCAGGTGGATATCCGCATCGTTTCCGCCTGCAATCAGGACCTTTGGGAAGCGTCGGATCAGGGAAGATTCCGCAAGGATCTCTTTTTCCGCCTGGCCACCATCCTCATTGAACTGCCCTCCCTGCGCCAACGCCAGGAAGACATCATTCCTCTCTCGCTTTTCTTCATGGAAGAGTTCAATGACAAGTACGGCAAGCATTTCAGGGGACTGAGCCCCAATGCGGAACGGATTCTTCTGCAACATCCATGGCCCGGGAACGTCCGGGAACTCAGAAATACCATCGAGCGGGTGATTCTGCTGGAAAACGAAGAGACCATTCTCGGCAGGCATCTCCATTTTCTCGTAGAGCCCGAAAAAGACCAGGTTCCCTCCTCTTCCGAACAGTTCCATATCGAGCTGCCCGAGGAGGGAATCGGCCTTGAAGAAATAGAAAAACAAATCATCCTTAACGCTTATGAAAAATGCCAACGCAACAAATCGAAAGCGGCGCGTTTTTTGAAAATCCCCAGGCATATTCTCATTTATCGCATGAAAAAACACGGCATAGAAATTTGA